In one Candidatus Peribacter riflensis genomic region, the following are encoded:
- a CDS encoding metal dependent phosphohydrolase, whose amino-acid sequence MDYTIVFLALLAGCLLGVLAGWFWFSKGKHVSVSLQNEIAKKEQELDRLTLRVQQSQSQIKTAEAEARVTAKEILSEAKAQATEMEAKIEKEQGRLEEKEKSLDEKVHEVERQRANVQKQESEVATLKTELTAASAKHREALESVSKLTQEQAKEQLKEELVREFSDFYAGQAKLVKEQFKEEAEEEAKNLLAEAMQRYASEVATESTATVVQLPSDDVKGKIIGKEGRNITAFEAATGVDIIIDDTPGAIVISGYDLARRYVAKLAMEKLIKDGRIQPARIEEVVTKMKEEVGKMMLEFGKRAAEELSITNYPQDLLKIIGRLRFRTSYGQNVLKHSLEMANIGRMLAEEIGADAKIVAEGCLLHDVGKALDHEVSGTHVEIGLEIARKFKVRPEVLHCIASHHNDVPIESPEAFIVAAADAISGARPGARRESFEAYVRRLKELEETAKSFEGVKRAFAISAGREVRVYVDTEKVDDLQQAKLAKDIAEKIEKDLTYPGVIKVNVIRERRVEETAK is encoded by the coding sequence ATGGACTACACCATCGTATTCCTCGCACTCCTCGCAGGGTGCTTGCTCGGCGTTCTCGCCGGCTGGTTCTGGTTCTCGAAAGGAAAGCACGTCAGTGTCTCGCTCCAGAACGAAATCGCCAAGAAAGAGCAAGAGCTCGATCGGCTGACCCTGCGCGTTCAGCAGTCGCAGAGCCAGATCAAAACGGCGGAAGCCGAAGCGCGTGTCACGGCGAAAGAAATTCTCTCCGAGGCCAAAGCGCAGGCCACCGAGATGGAGGCGAAGATTGAAAAGGAACAAGGCCGCCTGGAGGAGAAAGAAAAATCCCTCGACGAGAAGGTGCACGAAGTGGAGCGCCAGCGCGCCAACGTGCAGAAGCAGGAATCGGAAGTCGCCACGTTGAAGACGGAACTGACGGCGGCGAGCGCCAAGCATCGCGAGGCGCTGGAGAGTGTGTCGAAACTCACGCAGGAACAGGCAAAAGAACAACTGAAAGAGGAACTCGTCCGTGAATTTTCAGATTTCTACGCCGGCCAGGCCAAGCTCGTGAAAGAGCAGTTCAAGGAGGAGGCCGAGGAGGAGGCGAAAAATCTGCTCGCCGAAGCCATGCAACGCTACGCCTCTGAGGTCGCCACGGAATCCACCGCGACCGTCGTGCAACTGCCTTCCGACGACGTGAAGGGCAAGATCATCGGTAAAGAGGGACGCAACATCACCGCGTTCGAGGCGGCAACCGGCGTGGACATCATCATTGATGATACCCCCGGCGCCATCGTCATCTCGGGCTACGATCTGGCCCGCCGCTACGTGGCGAAACTGGCGATGGAAAAACTCATCAAAGACGGCCGCATTCAGCCGGCACGCATCGAAGAGGTCGTGACAAAAATGAAGGAGGAGGTCGGCAAGATGATGCTGGAGTTTGGCAAGCGTGCCGCGGAGGAACTGAGCATCACCAATTACCCCCAGGATCTGCTCAAGATTATCGGGCGGCTTCGGTTTCGCACCAGCTACGGCCAGAACGTGCTCAAGCACTCTCTGGAAATGGCGAACATCGGCCGCATGCTCGCCGAAGAGATCGGCGCCGATGCCAAGATAGTGGCCGAGGGTTGTCTGCTCCACGACGTGGGTAAGGCCCTCGATCACGAAGTGTCAGGCACGCACGTGGAGATCGGTCTCGAGATCGCACGAAAATTCAAAGTGCGCCCCGAGGTGCTGCACTGCATCGCCTCCCATCACAACGATGTGCCGATCGAGTCGCCCGAGGCCTTCATCGTCGCCGCCGCAGACGCCATTTCCGGCGCCCGGCCGGGTGCGCGGCGCGAGTCGTTCGAGGCCTACGTGCGCCGTCTGAAGGAGTTGGAAGAGACCGCCAAGAGCTTCGAAGGCGTCAAGCGCGCCTTCGCGATTTCGGCCGGCCGCGAGGTGCGCGTGTACGTGGATACCGAGAAAGTGGATGACCTGCAGCAGGCCAAACTGGCCAAAGACATCGCCGAGAAGATCGAAAAGGACCTCACGTATCCGGGAGTGATCAAGGTCAACGTGATCCGGGAGCGGAGAGTGGAAGAGACGGCGAAGTAG